From a region of the Zingiber officinale cultivar Zhangliang chromosome 4B, Zo_v1.1, whole genome shotgun sequence genome:
- the LOC121974945 gene encoding uncharacterized protein LOC121974945: MDSGAAVESQEAAMPAAVALDFTDGEVYPSTSRIPRRIQRRFRHSRSGGRTSMEDIEAKLRDAEIRRKQFHDWLSTKARPKPRSPSWSSQDENPGQRLEAKLVAAEQKRLSLLAKAQMRLARLDELRQAAKSDVKMRFEKEREELGTRVESRVQQAEENRRRLLKAHSQRKAAIRERIARSVSQRIIGENRYKECVRSAIFQKRAAAEKKRMGLLEAEKRRAHARVVQARKVAKIVHHRRETERKRMKEQLENKLQKARRQRAEYLKQRGSPHSSARVNLTRHGEFLSKKLARCWRRFVRSRRTTLALVKAYDALKLNEKSISVMPFEQVALLIESSTTLQTAKALLDRLESRFSLLLSSGPSSIENIDHLLKRLASPNRKIPSSRVSKQRGAARRESVKGPKSERNMSRYPVRVVLCAYMILGHPNAVFSGQGEREVVLRQSAINFIREFELLVNIILYGPNSAHSLTPSAPVTMSLEHLEETSSNLPTEQNFRCQLRSFDSAWCSYLYRFVVWKAKDARSLEEDLIRAACQMELSMMQTCRMTAARKTSDLSHDMMAIQRQVIEDQKLIREKVLHLSGNAGLERMESSLSDMRTKFFEAKENGSPLANPVVHISSPLVPDPAIQLDSVPNNQNVEASRRSNNVVRSLFGVSSSAQPKIGSEDPHTDVQSSSVRGMHLPTENVLLVNEIMHWNLKQLSGDFDMVKAEELSIKVKETMEKAFWDEILDSLQGVKPDYSRLISLLKEVRDELCDLAPQKWKADILNTIDLDILSQVLEPGAPDTDYLGNILEYVLAMLQKLSAPANEDSMKKDHQILLNRLAGIAESNDKQSKSFIVAAVEGLRFILEQIQTLKKEVSFARIKLLEPIIKGSGGLEYLQNAFTDRFGSPNADSNTIPLTRQWLYSTSNSSTEEWTEHIDVCTALSASHGLPTAALRTGGAGFAALARQDDSLTNSGDDELLPECSGEKVDKLLRLGLVKLASVVEGVTMETVPETLNLNVSRLRSVQSQFQQIIVTATSILVLRQFLLTEGSVTLAELESIITNTGRELSEFLKTSSDVSIQTITEMLMSACSSRNHESSKEMVARMLTKSLQNGDTVFEKVSKSVYLALRGVVLGGNGEVGRKLADVALRRIGAAALVDQIVGTGSILIMMAIVTNRVHGPWYRVMV, translated from the exons ATGGATTCCGGGGCGGCGGTGGAGTCGCAGGAGGCGGCGATGCCCGCAGCCGTGGCGCTTGACTTCACCGATGGGGAGGTATACCCTTCGACGTCCAGGATTCCGAGGAGAATACAACGGAGATTCCGTCATAGCAGGAGCGGAGGTCGCACCAGCATGGAAGATATCGAAGCCAAACTCAGGGATGCAGAGATCAGAAGAAAG CAATTTCATGACTGGTTATCTACCAAGGCAAGGCCAAAACCAAGAAGCCCTTCATGGTCATCTCAAGACGAAAATCCTGGTCAAAGGCTTGAAGCTAAACTTGTAGCAGCTGAGCAGAAGAG GCTGAGCCTTTTAGCTAAAGCTCAAATGCGGTTGGCTAGATTGGATGAGCTACGACAAGCTGCTAAAAGTGATGTAAAGATGCGTTTTGAAAAGGAACGTGAAGAGCTTGGCACTAGAGTTGAATCCCGAGTACAACAAGCTGAGGAGAACCGTAGGCGCCTTCTTAAGGCCCATAGTCAAAGAAAAGCTGCCATTCGTGAGAGAATTGCCAGATCTGTATCACAACGAATCATTGGAGAAAATAGATATAAGGAATGTGTGCGCTCTGCAATCTTCCAGAAGCGTGCTGCTGCTGAGAAAAAACGAATGGGTTTGTTAGAAGCAGAAAAAAGAAGAGCTCATGCTAGGGTAGTCCAAGCACGCAAGGTGGCTAAAATTGTGCACCACCGAAGAGAAACTGAAAGGAAAAGAATGAAAGAGCAATTAGAGAACAAGCTTCAAAAG GCAAGGAGACAAAGGGCAGAATATCTGAAACAGAGAGGTAGTCCTCATAGCTCTGCACGGGTCAATTTGACCAGACATGGAGAATTTCTTTCGAAAAAACTAGCTAG GTGTTGGCGACGATTTGTGAGATCAAGGAGGACCACGCTTGCTTTGGTTAAAGCATATGATGCCTTGAAATTAAATGAAAAATCCATTAGtgttatgccatttgaacaagtTGCTCTTTTGATTGAATCTAGCACAACACTTCAAACTGCAAAGGCTTTACTTGATCGGTTGGAGAGTCGATTTTCACTATTGCTGTCATCTGGCCCATCAAGTATTGAGAACATTGATCATCTGCTTAAGCGCCTAGCATCTCCTAATAGAAAAATTCCGTCTAGCAGAGTGTCAAAGCAAAGAGGTGCAGCCAGACGAGAGTCTGTCAAAGGACCTAAAAGTGAAAGAAATATGTCCAGGTATCCAGTCAGAGTCGTGCTTTGTGCTTACATGATATTGGGGCACCCCAATGCTGTTTTCAGCGGTCAAGGGGAGCGTGAAGTTGTCTTGAGGCAGTCAGCCATAAACTTCATCCGAGAATTTGAGTTGTTAGTCAATATCATTTTGTATGGTCCTAATAGTGCCCACTCATTAACACCATCTGCACCAGTTACTATGTCTTTGGAACATCTAGAAGAGACATCTTCCAATTTGCCCACAGAACAAAACTTCAGATGCCAGCTGAGATCATTTGACTCGGCATGGTGTTCTTACCTATACAGGTTTGTCGTATGGAAGGCAAAAGATGCTAGATCTCTGGAGGAAGATCTCATAAGAGCTGCTTGTCAGATGGAACTGTCCATGATGCAGACTTGCAGGATGACTGCCGCAAGGAAGACTTCTGACCTTAGTCATGATATGATGGCCATACAAAGACAG GTTATTGAAGATCAGAAACTTATAAGAGAGAAAGTTTTACACCTGAGTGGCAATGCTGGTCTTGAGAGAATGGAATCTTCTTTGTCTGATATGCGAACAAAATTTTTTGAAGCAAAAGAGAATGGCAGTCCTTTAGCAAACCCTGTTGTGCATATATCATCACCATTGGTCCCTGATCCTGCAATACAGTTGGATTCTGTTCCAAACAACCAGAATGTTGAGGCTTCTCGGAGATCAAACAATGTAGTTCGGTCTCTGTTTGGGGTTTCATCATCTGCTCAGCCAAAAATTGGTTCAGAAGATCCACATACAGATGTTCAATCAAGCTCTGTAAGAGGCATGCATTTACCAACTGAGAATGTACTTCTTGTGAATGAGATAATGCATTGGAACCTTAAGCAATTATCTGGTGATTTTGACATGGTCAAAGCTGAAGAGCTTAGTATCAAG GTTAAAGAGACGATGGAAAAGGCATTTTGGGATGAAATATTGGATTCTTTGCAGGGAGTCAAACCTGATTACAGTAGATTAATATCCCTTCTGAAGGAAGTCCGGGACGAATTATGTGATTTGGCTCCACAGAAATGGAAGGCAGATATCCTCAACACTATTGACCTTGATATTTTATCTCAG GTTCTCGAGCCAGGGGCTCCTGACACAGACTATCTTGGAAATATTCTAGAGTATGTGCTAGCCATGCTGCAAAAATTATCTGCTCCTGCAAATGAAGATAGCATGAAAAAGGACCACCAAATTTTGTTAAATAGATTGGCGGGCATTGCTGAATCAAATGACAAACAAAGCAAATCTTTCATTGTTGCTGCAGTGGAGGGCCTGCGCTTTATTTTGGAGCAAATACAG ACATTGAAGAAGGAAGTCAGCTTTGCACGTATAAAATTGTTGGAACCAATTATTAAGGGATCAGGGGGATTGGAATATTTACAAAATGCATTTACTGATCGATTTGGATCTCCAAATGCTGATTCTAACACCATTCCACTAACTCGTCAATGGCTATACTCCACAAGTAACAGCTCAACAGAAGAATGGACCGAGCATATTGATGTCTGTACTGCCCTTTCAGCAAGTCAT GGTCTTCCTACTGCTGCCCTTCGGACTGGTGGTGCCGGCTTTGCAGCATTAGCAAGACAAGATGATTCTCTCACAAATTCAG GTGATGACGAATTACTGCCAGAATGCAGTGGAGAAAAGGTGGACAAATTGTTGAGGCTTGGGTTGGTAAAGCTTGCCAGCGTTGTAGAGGGAGTGACCATGGAGACAGTTCCTGAAACTCTTAATCTTAATGTATCAAGACTGAGGTCTGTACAAAGCCAATTTCAACAAATTATTGTCACGGCAACAAG CATCTTGGTACTCCGACAATTTCTTCTCACCGAGGGATCTGTTACACTGGCGGAGCTGGAATCCATAATAACAAATACTGGAAGGGAGTTGTCTGAGTTCTTGAAGACTTCATCTGATGTGAGTATTCAGACAATCACTGAGATGCTGATGAGCGCATGTAGCTCCAGAAACCATGAGAGCAGCAAGGAAATGGTAGCAAGAATGCTCACAAAAAGTTTGCAGAACGGTGATACTGTGTTCGAGAAAGTGTCCAAATCTGTTTATTTGGCCCTGCGAGGAGTGGTTCTGGGGGGAAATGGAGAAGTAGGCCGGAAACTGGCAGATGTAGCTCTCCGACGAATTGGAGCCGCCGCGCTGGTAGACCAGATTGTTGGCACCGGGAGCATACTTATCATGATGGCGATCGTCACCAACCGAGTTCATGGTCCATGGTACAGGGTTATGGTATGA